The genome window GGGTTGTACACGAAGCGAATGAAGGCCACGAGGTCGCGCACATGCTGGCGCTCGAAGAATTTCACGCCGCTTGTAATTGTGTAGGGAATACCCGCGCGCGACAGCGCGAGCTGCACTTCCAACGCTAGAAAATGCGAGCGGTAAAGAATCGCAATTTCCCGCGGGGAGACGCCGTCATCGTCGATGAGCGAGCGCACGCGCTTCACGATGAACTCCGCCTGTTCGCGGTCATCCATGCACTGCACCACGAATGGCTTTTGGGAATTGGCACGAGAGGCGCGCAGTTCCTTGTCGAAGTGGCGCCCCTTCGGTTGGGCCTCGAGGACCCCGTTTGCCAAGGCCAGAATCTGCGGCGTCGAACGGTAGTTTGTCTCGATCCGACAGATCCGTGTGCCGGGATGCCGATCGGGAAACGACATGATGTTCTCGAAGTTGGCTCCGCGCCACGAGTAGATGCATTGCGCGTCGTCTCCCACCGCCATGATGCGATGGTGCTTGGCAACCATGTCCACGATCTTCGCCTGCAGCGTGTTGGTGTCCTGGTATTCGTCGACGAGCACATGCCTGAACCGACGCGCAAAATAGTCCGCCACCTCGGGCGCCGTCTGCAGCAGCGTCAGCCAATGCTCGAGCAGGTCATCGTAGTCGCAGACTTTCTGAGACTTCTTCCGCTCCGCGTAGTTTTTCGCGAAGGTCGGCAGCAGGTGGACGATCTCCTTGTGCTGCGGAAAATAGTCTTCGACCGTCTTCGCCAGCGACTCCTGGGTGTTGCGCGCAAGGGAAAGAATGGCGAAGAGGGGCCCCGGTCGCGGGTTCATCTTGTCCTTGAAGAACGTTTTGCTCTCCGACTCGACGGCCTGCTTCAGCAAGGTCTCCGACTCTTCGGAATCGAGGATGGTGAAGGATCGCGGCAGGCCGATGGCCTCGCCATGCATGCGGAGCGTGCGGTTGCCGATCGAGTGGAACGTACCGCCCCAAAATCTCGAGGGTTCCACGCCGGTCAGGTCATTGACTCGGTGGAGCATCTCCTTGGCCGCCTTGTTCGTGAACGTCAGGAGCAGGATCTCACCGGGTCGGACGCCTTGTGAGAGGAGCCAGGCGACCCGATAGGTGAGGGTGCGAGTCTTGCCGGATCCTGCGCCGGCGAGCACAAGGAGCGGCCCGGGTTCTGCGGTGACAGCTGCGTACTGCTCGTCGTTGAGCAATCCCCGGAAGTCGATTCCAGGCACCCCGCCGGGTGTTGGCACGTCGTCATCGAGCAG of Opitutaceae bacterium contains these proteins:
- a CDS encoding ATP-dependent helicase; translation: MTCHNRLGVVRCFYTVELLMDFLLDDDVPTPGGVPGIDFRGLLNDEQYAAVTAEPGPLLVLAGAGSGKTRTLTYRVAWLLSQGVRPGEILLLTFTNKAAKEMLHRVNDLTGVEPSRFWGGTFHSIGNRTLRMHGEAIGLPRSFTILDSEESETLLKQAVESESKTFFKDKMNPRPGPLFAILSLARNTQESLAKTVEDYFPQHKEIVHLLPTFAKNYAERKKSQKVCDYDDLLEHWLTLLQTAPEVADYFARRFRHVLVDEYQDTNTLQAKIVDMVAKHHRIMAVGDDAQCIYSWRGANFENIMSFPDRHPGTRICRIETNYRSTPQILALANGVLEAQPKGRHFDKELRASRANSQKPFVVQCMDDREQAEFIVKRVRSLIDDDGVSPREIAILYRSHFLALEVQLALSRAGIPYTITSGVKFFERQHVRDLVAFIRFVYNPSDQSAWQRIAMLHPKIGEKGAIKIYEAALDHAKLMQRNFIDALDTDDVRSKVPADARGDWGSFCASLGEVAEAMKNDRPFKAVDLAVNGWYGDYLRGAFTDYVERLDELNALIGFAQRFDDMSEMLAQIVLLNGETAEQQVDPEAESLKLTTVHQSKGLEYDVVFLIGLADGQFPGRRAIEDGDVEEERRLFYVAVTRAKSELYLCYPRVATRAGPGGMLLTASRFLTEIDEQLYEPLRIRRSW